Proteins encoded in a region of the Deltaproteobacteria bacterium genome:
- a CDS encoding sugar transferase: MLKVFNLPVSKWKLLLLAGDLVIFWVSALLGLLFNPMLNEAPWSFLLEHRIPLLGICLTYLTVLYIGNLYDHCQDFRLWSNITGIMVWSLIGTVLVIILFYFPFSPFIGRHWMVRQAVFFALLLVLWRYAFSAVALPQRLQQKVLIVGAGKAGSQILEALRRRHNSGLAVIGYVDDDPQKQGTKHQGLPVLGNSSQLSEIVGQYKVNLVVLAITHGKSRALTNALTRLCLNGAQLIDMPSLYEFLTGKVPIDHISDLWLLSKAMHNHKFYYRQAKRLLDLGMALLGLALTWPLFGIIALAIRLDSAGTVFYRQERLGQDSRPFEIIKFRTMVQNAEKYGPQWASSADPRITRVGRILRKLRLDELPQLINILKGEMSLIGPRPEREVFVRQFQQPLMKGRNEGPSAAPGSCTNRYEYTEQIPFYNYRLMVKPGITGWAQVMYPYSSSLEQTREKLQYDLYYIKNMGFSLDLAILLKTVRIVLCGRGM, encoded by the coding sequence ATGCTTAAAGTCTTCAATCTTCCCGTCTCCAAATGGAAATTGTTGCTTCTGGCCGGTGATCTGGTGATTTTCTGGGTCTCGGCGCTGCTGGGCTTGCTGTTCAATCCCATGCTGAATGAGGCCCCCTGGAGTTTCCTGCTCGAGCACCGGATTCCCTTACTGGGAATATGTCTGACCTATCTGACGGTGCTCTACATCGGCAATCTTTATGATCACTGCCAGGATTTTCGCCTCTGGAGCAATATCACTGGGATTATGGTTTGGTCTCTGATCGGGACGGTCTTGGTTATCATTCTGTTCTACTTCCCTTTCTCACCCTTTATCGGCCGCCACTGGATGGTCCGGCAGGCCGTGTTTTTTGCGCTCTTGCTGGTGCTATGGCGCTATGCTTTCTCCGCGGTGGCCCTGCCCCAGCGCCTGCAGCAGAAGGTTCTTATCGTCGGCGCTGGCAAGGCCGGCAGCCAGATTCTGGAGGCCCTTCGACGGCGGCACAACAGCGGCTTGGCGGTAATCGGGTACGTGGACGACGATCCCCAAAAACAAGGCACCAAACATCAGGGCCTGCCGGTGTTGGGCAATTCCAGCCAGCTGTCCGAGATAGTGGGCCAGTATAAGGTCAATCTGGTGGTATTGGCCATCACCCATGGAAAGTCCCGGGCCTTGACCAATGCCCTGACCCGCCTGTGCCTGAACGGCGCTCAATTGATCGATATGCCCAGCCTCTATGAATTTTTAACCGGGAAAGTCCCCATCGATCACATTTCCGACCTCTGGCTGCTCTCCAAGGCAATGCATAATCATAAATTTTACTACCGCCAGGCCAAGCGCCTGTTGGATCTGGGGATGGCCCTCCTGGGACTGGCGTTAACCTGGCCGCTGTTCGGGATCATCGCTCTGGCCATCCGATTGGACAGTGCCGGGACGGTGTTCTATCGCCAGGAGCGCCTGGGGCAGGACAGCCGGCCTTTCGAGATTATCAAATTCAGGACCATGGTCCAGAATGCCGAAAAATATGGCCCGCAATGGGCCAGTAGTGCTGATCCCCGCATCACCCGGGTGGGCCGCATTCTCAGGAAGCTGCGCTTGGATGAATTGCCCCAGTTGATCAATATCCTCAAAGGGGAGATGAGCCTTATCGGCCCCCGGCCGGAGCGAGAGGTATTTGTCCGCCAGTTTCAGCAACCGTTAATGAAAGGCCGTAATGAAGGCCCCTCCGCCGCCCCGGGGAGCTGCACCAACCGGTATGAATATACTGAGCAGATTCCGTTCTACAATTATCGGCTGATGGTCAAACCGGGGATCACCGGTTGGGCCCAGGTGATGTATCCCTATTCTTCCTCCCTGGAGCAGACCAGGGAAAAACTGCAATATGATCTCTATTACATCAAAAATATGGGATTTTCCCTGGACCTGGCCATTCTCTTGAAGACGGTGCGGATTGTGCTCTGCGGTCGGGGAATGTGA